CAGCGCTTTTTCCGGTTCGGACACCGCCGTCATGCACGTGATTCGCATGCACGAGCGTCCGAAAAGCATCTCCGAGATTGGCCGACTGCTTAATCGGGATGATCAGGCCAACCTGCAGTACAGCGTGCGCAAGCTGCTCAAGGCCGGGCTCATCGAGAAAACGACCGAAACCGGCAAGAAGGGTGTGACCTACCAGATGTCCGACCTGGGTCAGCAGGTCACCGACCGCTATGCAGAGTTTCGGCAGGAGCTGCTGACCTCGCTCACAACCGGCGTCTTCGCCAATGCCAGCCTGGAAAGTGCCGCAAAAACCCTGAACCTGATGGCGGGGGTTTACGACCAGGCCTCCTGTGTGGCGGCCACGCATCGGGTGCCGGCCTGACGCGACGCCGTGGTTCCGTAGTATCGTTGGCGGGTGAACAGCACCCAGCCAGCGTTTAGGCTCGGCCCCTGGCGGATTGATCCTCGAGAACTGACCCTCACCAGGACCGGCACAGACCCTAAAAACAGCAGCCTGCAGGCGCGCAGCATGGAGCTGCTGGTTGAGCTGCACCGTCATTTGGGCAGCGTGGTCAGCAAGGACCAGCTCGCCGCCGAGGTTTGGGGCCAGGACGGCGCCAGTGACGAGCTGATCGCCCGCCACATCTCCATGATTCGACAGGCTTTGGGTGATGATGCCCGCAGCCCCAGCTACCTGCAGACGGTGCCCCGACGCGGCTACCGCCTGGTGGAACCGGCAACCAGCAAACGCTTTGGACTGCCTTACCTCGCCGCTGCTGCCGTTTTCCTAATAGGCGTCATTGTCTGGGCAGTCGGGCAGCGGAAATCAATGCCCGGCCCTCCATCGGCGTCGGATGAGTCAACACGGATGCTGGGCAGCTCCGAACCGATGCTGACCGCGGGGCCTTTCCGGGCGGACATCAGCGTGTCTCCGGCAGCGCCGGATATCGCGTTCATCCAGGGCGACAGCGTTGACCTGGCGGGCGCCCTGATGGTGCTCGACTCACAGACCGACAACCTCGTTCACCTTGCCGATGGCCTCAATCGCTTTCCCAGCTTCAGCCCGAATGGCTCGCAGCTTGCGGTGTTCCGTGAGGACGATGGCTGCCACCTGGTAATTGTCGATCGCAACACCGGGCGGCCAGTCCACCGCACACCCTGCGGCGGCCAGGTGTCGTCCCCGGCAGCCTGGCTTGCGGACGATCACCTCTGGTTTGCCGTTGATGACGACAGCCATTCCCGGTTGCTGAGCTGGCGACTCAGCCACCCGCAAACTGAGGCGTTGTGGACTGCCCCACAGGGAGAGCTGCTTCGCTTCCCCGTGACCGCCGGCGAGCGCCAGTTTGCGCTGCTGCGCCAGGCGGGAAGCGACCGGCTGCTGGAGCTGAATCGATTTGGAACCCCGATCGGTACGCTCTACGGTGACCCGCAAACCCGCATACGCTGGCTGAGCGCCGACCCGTCGGACGATCAGCGGCTTCTGCTGGTTAAGTTCGACGACGTTGATCAGTTTTCGCTCTTTGAAGCGCAGCTGGACCGGGGAACGGTCACTCTGATCAGCAATCGACATGCGGTGCAGAGTGCCGCCTACGAACCGACCGGCGGAGGCATTATTCATAACGCCTCGCGTCACCGCAGCCAGCATCAGGCATTTCGCTTGTTGCAGGGGCGGCTGGAGCCGGTGGACCTACCGCCGCTGGAGGATGGCGCGGTGCTGCAGGCGCTGGTTGATCCCGCCGGCAGCAGGCTACTGATGCTAAAGCGGGCCGGGAGCGGCGTTGAGCTTCACCTGCTTGACCTTCGCCTCGGCCAGACTCGACAGCTACGCCCAGGCGTCAGCGGCCAGCGCCTGTCCTTTCCAAGCTGGTCCCCTGACGGACGGCGCATCACGATTGCCAGCAGCCAGCCCCGCGCCCTGCTCCTGGTGGATGTCGCTGATGGCGCCGAGCTCGCGCGCTATGAGCTGCCGTTCATGCCAGGCGCCAGCACGATCGATGAACGGGATGGTCTCCGGGTGCTGGGTCGATCCGATGGCACCATCAGCTTGTTTGAGCTGGACCCGGCGAGCGAGGAGTGGGTGGCCGGTGCCAGCTACCCGGCGGACTGGGGCCAGTTCGGCGCTGACGGGAAAACCCTGTACCTGGTGGACCGGCGGTTTCGCTTTGGCCGGGTTACCAGCGGCTCGCAGGAGCCTGAATGGCTCTTCACCGTAGGATCGCTCAGCGGCTGGCAGGTGGTCGGAAATCGACTGCTCGCAGCATGCCCGGACAAACCGTCCCAGGCCGCGCTGCTCTGCGAGTTCAACCTGGATAGCCGGGAGGTGCTGATCCATCCCGAGCTGACGTTTTACCCGTCCCACCTCTCCATCAGCTCGAATGCTGGCTGGCTCGTGCTGCCGCGTTTACCCCAGCTGGAGCTGGATCTGATGGCGGCAAGCTGGGCTGTCCCCGGCCGCATCGCGGCGCCCCGGTAGGGCCAGACTTTGCTGCCCGACGGTTTGACCGGCGGCGCTAGGGCCCCCGGTTGATGCTGTCGCCACAGGAAGAAACCAGCAGCGCGCCACCGAGCTCAGAATTCATGTAGCTGGAATTGCTCGCCACCGGCGTACAGCCTGGGCTCATCCGATCGTGATGAGTTTCCTGCGTATGGCGCGTGCGATCCTGATACTCCTCCTGCGTCATGCAGACCTTGGTCATCAGATGGGTTCCAACCCGACGATGGCGGCGGCAGACCACGTTCTTGCCGACTTCCAGAGCGGTCACCGAGGGATCACTGAAGTACGCCATCACCCCAGGTGAGGCGACCAGGTCATAGCCGTTGAGACTGGAGTCCAGGGGCACAGATTTACATCCGGAGAGCAAAACGAACAGCGCTAGGGCCATAGCAACACCCAGCGGACGCGGGGAAAACTGACTCATGAAATCACCTCGGCGGTACAAAAGGCGGCAGTATCGCCGGCGCCGACACAATTCCCTTGAACGCCGCTTGAACTGACTCAGTTCATAACGAGTTCAAGGAGATTTTTGCTGTTTAGGCATGCTCTTAGAAGGCCAGAGCTAGCACCATGGAAACCCCACTTGTCGCGACAGGCTCGTTAGCGACCCACAGCTCGAGTTACCCTAAAAGTAACCGACCCAGAACCAAACCGACGGCAAGCCCGAGCCCCATAACCGTATTGTTGCCGCGCTGGAAGCGACGCCGCATCTCAGTGAACGGCATCAGGTGCTTTTGTGAAAGCATGAAGCCGGGCATTTCCACCAGCCCGCGGGAGAGCTTGTGCAGCCCGAGCTGAAAAACGAACCGCATCATCCACAGCTTCAGACGTAGCGGGTCCTGGTTGTATTGATAGGGATGAACCCGTCGGACGAGCTGCACCAGCGCCTCGCTTTCCGGTACGCGCCCCTCAGCGTAGTTTGCGCTGGCTTTCGCCGTTTCGTCGCTGGCGACGTTCAGCGCCTGGTTGAGTTCGAACAGGTCCTCCAGCGCCGAGTTGACGCCCAGCCCGAGGTCAGGCGGAAACGCGTGCGCCGCGTCGCCGATCAGCAGCGCCTGCTGCCTGCCCCCGTCAAACTCGCTGTGAATTCGCCGGGTGTACTGCGGCGCCGGAAATTGACCGGGCTTGAGGGCAGCAAATTCTTCCATTTCTCTATCCGGCACCAGCTCATCGATCGCCAGCTGCGGAAAGCCTTCCTTGAGATACGCCGTAACCGCTTCCGCGCTCTTCAGCTGCCAGAATTTGTGCTCTGGCTTCAGAATAATGTTGATGGTGCGCGGGTCCTCGGCGCTGGCCACCGGCAGGGCAAACAGCGCGAGCTTCTCGTCGGGTGCGCTGTAGTTCGAAATAAAGGCGTAGGCCATGGCGTGATCGTGGACGCCTTTTGGATCGGTCCGCACGGGAAACTGCGGCGGCAGGTTGAGGACTTTGTAGGTCAGGCCCGTGCTGGGTGAGGGGAATTGCAGCATGTCGAAAGCGTTAGCGTCATCCGCCAGCTTGGCCAGCGCCTCGCGGACTCGTGAGCGCAAGCCATCACAGCCCAGGAGCAATTCAGGCTCATAGCGAAGCATGGCATCATCGCCGTCGCGGACCTGAGCCACCAGGCGCCCATCTTCGATCTGCTCAAGCCCCTCGAAGCTGTGGCCGTACAGCAGCCGGATTGCCCCATCCGTATTCGTTTTTTCAATATGCTGGTGGAGCATGGCGAGCAGCCGGTTGCGCGTCATCCAGTAGGGCGTCTGCCGGTCCGGCACGAGGATCGGCGGCTGCACCACCTTGACCTTTCCATCGGCCAGAAAATTGGTCAGCGTGAAGTGATCATTCGGCAGGCCGAATTGCTCCAGCGTTTCAGGCCCGATATCCAGCTCGCTGAGCAGCCGCTGACCCCGACCGTCGAGCTGATAGTTAAACGCCTTGCTGCGCTCGAACTGATCCGGCGTCGGCCGGCGCTCCACCACCACAATGTCGCGCCAGCCTCGCGCCTGAAACATCAGCGCTGCAGCCAGCCCACTGGGGCCGCCACCACAGATCAGTACTTTGCACGACAGGTAGTCGGTCATCACGCTCTCCACAGCCAGCCGGGAGAATAACCACTATCCATCGCGCGACCCAATAGGCATATTGAATAGCACCATTGCCAAGATGAGATCGACAAACATGGACGCAGCGTTTTGGCACGATCGTTGGCAGCGCGGGGCGATCGGTTTTCACGAGCCCGAACCCAACGGTCTGCTGACGACACACTTTCCACAGCTTTTGCGCCTGATGGTCGGAGGAACGCCTAGCCGGGTGTTTCTGCCGCTCTGCGGCAAAACCCGCGACATTCCCTGGCTGTTGAGCCAGGGTTGCCGGGTGGTTGGGGTGGAGCTCAGCGAACTTGCGGTCCGCGAGCTGTTTGAGGCGCTCAGCGTTCAGCCCGAGGTCGCAACCGTCGACCGCCTGAAGTGCTACAGCGCGGAAGGCGTGGACGTTTTTGTTGGTGATCTGTTTGATCTGTCAGCGGCGCAGCTGGGCGACGTTGCTGGCATCTACGATCGGGCGGCGTTGATCGCACTGCCGCAAGAGATGCGAGCGCGCTACGCCGAGCATGTGCAGCGGATCACCCACAACGCGCCGCAGCTGCTTATTGTGCTGGTCTACGACCAACGTGCGATGGACGGACCACCGTTTTCCCTCAGCGACGACGAGGTGAGCGCTCACTACGAGGCCGGCTACACGGTAGAGCTGCTAGAGAGTCGGCGGGTGCCCGGTGGCCTCAAGGGCGAATGCGCGGCTGACGAAAAAGCGTGGCTGCTTGCTAGACGTTAGCTGCTGGCAATCACCAGCAGCGGCCCGGCTGAGACAACCACCCCGCCCGGCTGCTCGAGGGTCAGGGCAAACGCTTTCGGCCGGATTACCTCCAGCTTGGCGTCGATCGCCACCAGGTTTTCACCCTCGGTGATGTTAAAAACGCCGCCGTCGATCGGGTTGCTGTCGCGCAGCGGATCAACGATCCACAGCTGGTACTGCAGCTCGGTCGGATCATTGACCGGCAGACCGGTCAGGCGCATCACGCCCTGCTGCGTTGCGTTGTCCCAGCGAACGTAACCTACAACGCCGTCGAAGGCCGGATCGCCCATACCCTGCCAGCTCAACTCTACCGCGTCGGCATTTCCTGCCAGCGCCGCATCCAGCTCGAGCGGTGACGAAACGCCGTCATCCGCAGGACCGAGGGTAATGCCCAACGCCAGAACCAGACAGGCAATCGCCGCGCCCCAGGCCGGCAGCGGGTTCTGCCACCAGCGCAGCGAGCGCTTGCGTTCGGGCTGGTGCGTGGGCGGCGACACAAAGCCACTGACCATTGCCTCGCCTTCATTAATCACCTTGGCCGCCAGTTCGGGGGGCAGCGGCGGCAGCGGCGTGGCGTCTTCCATTAAGCGGTCGAGCGCTGCCGCGGTGTATTCATCAACTTCATTCATTTTCTGCGTATCGTTGTCCAGTGTGTCCTTGGGTTGGCTCATAGCGCCTCCTCCCTGGCCAGGTTCAAGACCCGCCTGACTTCATCCATGCCCCGCCGCAGCAGGGTTTTTGCCGTGCCAAGCGGCAGTTTGAGCCGCTCGGCGATTGCCGAGTGTGAAAAGCCGCCGTAGACCGCCATCACAATTACCTCTCGCTGGGGGCTATCGAAAGTCTTCAGCACCTCGCTGATGCTGGCGGCTTCAGCCGAATCCTCGGCGCTGGCGAAGCCGCCACCCGCCGAGACCTGCTCGAGGTTCGGCATGTCCTCAAGCGAATCGACCGGGGCCGGGGCTCGTCGCAAGCCGTCGATCATTCGCCGGCGGGCGATCATGGTCACAAAAGTACCCTCTTCCGCCTTTCCGGGATCGAAACGGTGCGCTGATTTCCACAGCGCAAAAAAGATCTCCTGCACTGCGTCTTCGGCATCAGCGGGGGTGGCGCTGAAGCGTCGCGCGATCGACCAGACGCGGGCGCCGTAAACCACCACACATTCGCGGACCGCGCTGGTGTCGCCGGCGCCGATCCGCTGCAGAATGCTGCTAGCCATCTTGCGCCTCCCGAGCGTCCGCCGTCGGGCGAAAAGTCAACACCACAGAACCCAGTTGGGCAGGCCCGTGGTGGTGAGATGGTGAGGGGTTGTGGCCCGCAGAGTCTGCGGGCCACAGTGCTTGAAGCGTCATGCGCAAAATCAGTTGGCGGACAGCTGCATCGGCATGTTGTCATCATACACAGCGTCGATTGCGTCGCGCATGATCCAAGCCCGGCTGCGGGCGTTGTGGGTCCGCTCAGAACGTGCCATTGCGCGGCTGAGGATCCGACGGTTTTCGTCGCTCAGTGAACTATCGAGCGCCAGGACGCTGGCGACCGTCATCTCGTAGACATCAGAGCATGCCTGGGCATTGCCGTGGTTGAACAGCGGTACACCGCGGCTGATCGCCATCTGAAACAGCTCGCGTGACTGCCCGCTGAGCGGCTGGTCGGCCGGCGGCAGCAACACCTTATCGATCACGTGGATCACGCCGTTGCTGGCGGGAATGTCCACCTTCACGATGTTGGCGCCGTCGATTTTGACCTGACTGCCGTTGACCGAAATTGCCGGCTGCTTGCCGTTCAGCGTTTCGATCGTATCGCTGGCTACAACGTCGCTGGCCTTCAGGCGTGCCGGGGCAACGTGGTACGTCAAGATCGCCACCAGCTGTTCCTTGTTCTCCGGCTCCAGCAGGCTCTCCACGGTGCCCTCGGGCAGCGCGGCAAACGCCTCATCGGTGGGTGCAAAGACGGTCAGCGGGCCTTCGCCGGTGAGCGCACCGGCAAGTCCGGCAGCCTTAGCGGCGGCGATCAGCGTATTGAACTGACCGGCGCCCTGCGCCACTTCAACAATGTTTCCGGTGGTTTTGTGGCCCGCAATCGCGGCAGGGCCGCCCAGGCTCAGGCCCAGCAGCAGCGGGGCAAGTGCAAATCTCATCAACGTCATTTTTTT
The DNA window shown above is from Pseudomonadota bacterium and carries:
- a CDS encoding RNA polymerase sigma factor — encoded protein: MASSILQRIGAGDTSAVRECVVVYGARVWSIARRFSATPADAEDAVQEIFFALWKSAHRFDPGKAEEGTFVTMIARRRMIDGLRRAPAPVDSLEDMPNLEQVSAGGGFASAEDSAEAASISEVLKTFDSPQREVIVMAVYGGFSHSAIAERLKLPLGTAKTLLRRGMDEVRRVLNLAREEAL
- a CDS encoding winged helix-turn-helix domain-containing protein produces the protein MNSTQPAFRLGPWRIDPRELTLTRTGTDPKNSSLQARSMELLVELHRHLGSVVSKDQLAAEVWGQDGASDELIARHISMIRQALGDDARSPSYLQTVPRRGYRLVEPATSKRFGLPYLAAAAVFLIGVIVWAVGQRKSMPGPPSASDESTRMLGSSEPMLTAGPFRADISVSPAAPDIAFIQGDSVDLAGALMVLDSQTDNLVHLADGLNRFPSFSPNGSQLAVFREDDGCHLVIVDRNTGRPVHRTPCGGQVSSPAAWLADDHLWFAVDDDSHSRLLSWRLSHPQTEALWTAPQGELLRFPVTAGERQFALLRQAGSDRLLELNRFGTPIGTLYGDPQTRIRWLSADPSDDQRLLLVKFDDVDQFSLFEAQLDRGTVTLISNRHAVQSAAYEPTGGGIIHNASRHRSQHQAFRLLQGRLEPVDLPPLEDGAVLQALVDPAGSRLLMLKRAGSGVELHLLDLRLGQTRQLRPGVSGQRLSFPSWSPDGRRITIASSQPRALLLVDVADGAELARYELPFMPGASTIDERDGLRVLGRSDGTISLFELDPASEEWVAGASYPADWGQFGADGKTLYLVDRRFRFGRVTSGSQEPEWLFTVGSLSGWQVVGNRLLAACPDKPSQAALLCEFNLDSREVLIHPELTFYPSHLSISSNAGWLVLPRLPQLELDLMAASWAVPGRIAAPR
- a CDS encoding winged helix DNA-binding protein, translating into MNTKKNQAGDQLRRLDKHWHLATDDAEVALTELEFSLIRVSAAFERWQSDCLACCHGSAFSGSDTAVMHVIRMHERPKSISEIGRLLNRDDQANLQYSVRKLLKAGLIEKTTETGKKGVTYQMSDLGQQVTDRYAEFRQELLTSLTTGVFANASLESAAKTLNLMAGVYDQASCVAATHRVPA
- the tmpT gene encoding thiopurine S-methyltransferase, whose product is MDAAFWHDRWQRGAIGFHEPEPNGLLTTHFPQLLRLMVGGTPSRVFLPLCGKTRDIPWLLSQGCRVVGVELSELAVRELFEALSVQPEVATVDRLKCYSAEGVDVFVGDLFDLSAAQLGDVAGIYDRAALIALPQEMRARYAEHVQRITHNAPQLLIVLVYDQRAMDGPPFSLSDDEVSAHYEAGYTVELLESRRVPGGLKGECAADEKAWLLARR
- a CDS encoding NAD(P)/FAD-dependent oxidoreductase, with the protein product MTDYLSCKVLICGGGPSGLAAALMFQARGWRDIVVVERRPTPDQFERSKAFNYQLDGRGQRLLSELDIGPETLEQFGLPNDHFTLTNFLADGKVKVVQPPILVPDRQTPYWMTRNRLLAMLHQHIEKTNTDGAIRLLYGHSFEGLEQIEDGRLVAQVRDGDDAMLRYEPELLLGCDGLRSRVREALAKLADDANAFDMLQFPSPSTGLTYKVLNLPPQFPVRTDPKGVHDHAMAYAFISNYSAPDEKLALFALPVASAEDPRTINIILKPEHKFWQLKSAEAVTAYLKEGFPQLAIDELVPDREMEEFAALKPGQFPAPQYTRRIHSEFDGGRQQALLIGDAAHAFPPDLGLGVNSALEDLFELNQALNVASDETAKASANYAEGRVPESEALVQLVRRVHPYQYNQDPLRLKLWMMRFVFQLGLHKLSRGLVEMPGFMLSQKHLMPFTEMRRRFQRGNNTVMGLGLAVGLVLGRLLLG
- a CDS encoding anti-sigma factor; the encoded protein is MSQPKDTLDNDTQKMNEVDEYTAAALDRLMEDATPLPPLPPELAAKVINEGEAMVSGFVSPPTHQPERKRSLRWWQNPLPAWGAAIACLVLALGITLGPADDGVSSPLELDAALAGNADAVELSWQGMGDPAFDGVVGYVRWDNATQQGVMRLTGLPVNDPTELQYQLWIVDPLRDSNPIDGGVFNITEGENLVAIDAKLEVIRPKAFALTLEQPGGVVVSAGPLLVIASS
- a CDS encoding fasciclin domain-containing protein translates to MTLMRFALAPLLLGLSLGGPAAIAGHKTTGNIVEVAQGAGQFNTLIAAAKAAGLAGALTGEGPLTVFAPTDEAFAALPEGTVESLLEPENKEQLVAILTYHVAPARLKASDVVASDTIETLNGKQPAISVNGSQVKIDGANIVKVDIPASNGVIHVIDKVLLPPADQPLSGQSRELFQMAISRGVPLFNHGNAQACSDVYEMTVASVLALDSSLSDENRRILSRAMARSERTHNARSRAWIMRDAIDAVYDDNMPMQLSAN